In the Octadecabacter sp. SW4 genome, one interval contains:
- a CDS encoding VOC family protein, whose protein sequence is MTDMPTVVWTEIPVSDLDAATAFYSEVFGWKTLRVDEGPNPIVNFTSDMSGVSGHLYPGTPASGNGPTIHLALPDAIEAGAARAQKAGATLLGPVIAIPPGRFQYATDPDGNSIGLFEPAQAT, encoded by the coding sequence ATGACCGATATGCCAACAGTTGTCTGGACCGAAATTCCAGTAAGTGACCTTGATGCCGCCACGGCGTTCTATAGCGAAGTTTTCGGCTGGAAGACCCTGCGGGTCGATGAAGGCCCGAACCCGATTGTGAACTTTACCAGTGATATGTCGGGTGTGTCGGGCCATCTTTATCCCGGCACGCCAGCCAGTGGGAACGGGCCGACCATTCACCTGGCCTTGCCCGACGCGATCGAGGCAGGTGCCGCACGGGCGCAAAAGGCGGGCGCGACCCTGTTGGGGCCGGTGATTGCGATCCCGCCGGGCCGTTTCCAATATGCAACGGACCCTGACGGCAATTCGATCGGCTTGTTCGAGCCAGCCCAAGCGACATGA
- a CDS encoding YafY family protein, whose amino-acid sequence MRRADRLFQIVQYLRGGRLTTAARLAKQLEVTKRTVYRDIADLIGSGVPIEGEAGVGYVMRAGYEVPPLMFTEDEIVALVAGAKLIRAWGGANMAAGAEEALIKIAAVLPEGARARAEAVKIKAFTMSEMTDDLRAMIDRVEAAAEGNIRLDIDYADEGGATSQRVVRPLGLWFWGKTWTMVGWCEKRTDFRMFRLDRISGMSDAGSFKPQRGQTLRDFYADETRRSRPK is encoded by the coding sequence ATGAGGCGCGCCGACCGCCTTTTTCAGATCGTGCAGTATCTGCGGGGCGGTCGGCTGACCACGGCGGCGCGTCTGGCTAAACAGCTTGAGGTGACAAAGCGGACCGTTTACCGCGATATCGCTGATCTGATCGGTTCAGGCGTGCCGATCGAGGGCGAAGCAGGCGTTGGCTATGTCATGCGCGCCGGATACGAGGTGCCGCCGCTGATGTTCACCGAGGATGAAATTGTCGCGCTGGTCGCGGGTGCGAAACTGATCCGTGCCTGGGGCGGGGCCAATATGGCGGCTGGCGCCGAGGAAGCCTTGATCAAGATTGCCGCCGTTCTGCCCGAAGGCGCGCGTGCGCGAGCAGAGGCGGTAAAAATCAAGGCCTTTACGATGTCGGAAATGACCGACGATCTGCGCGCGATGATTGATCGGGTCGAGGCCGCCGCGGAGGGCAATATTCGTCTGGATATTGATTATGCCGACGAAGGTGGCGCGACCAGTCAGCGTGTCGTGCGCCCGCTTGGCCTTTGGTTTTGGGGGAAGACATGGACGATGGTGGGCTGGTGTGAAAAACGCACTGATTTCCGCATGTTCCGGCTGGACCGGATTTCCGGGATGAGCGATGCCGGTTCGTTCAAGCCCCAGCGCGGCCAGACCCTGCGTGATTTCTATGCCGATGAAACCCGCC
- a CDS encoding hydroxypyruvate isomerase family protein, producing MPKVCANLTWLFTELPMIARPHAAAQAGFGAVEVLFPYDENAADLGNAIAQAGVELALINCPPPNYADPHGPRGFAAVPGEQARFQQAFRRALRYAGALGAQRVHIMAGVAEGAEARQIFIENLRWAAEFAPKQALTIEPINRIDMPGYFLCDYDQAADILREVAVNNLHLQFDAYHAHRITGDVIGTWEKTGHLVRHVQVAGFPGRHEPVGSDIDYKAFFACLRRDGYDGWISGEYTPAGDTGAGLEWLKTC from the coding sequence ATGCCTAAGGTCTGCGCAAACCTGACGTGGTTGTTTACCGAACTGCCGATGATCGCGCGGCCCCATGCCGCCGCGCAGGCCGGGTTTGGCGCGGTCGAAGTGTTATTTCCTTACGATGAAAACGCGGCCGACTTGGGCAATGCGATTGCACAGGCTGGCGTGGAACTGGCGTTGATCAACTGCCCGCCGCCCAATTATGCCGATCCACACGGGCCGCGCGGATTTGCCGCCGTGCCGGGTGAACAGGCGCGGTTTCAACAGGCCTTCCGTCGGGCGCTGCGTTATGCGGGGGCGCTGGGCGCACAGCGGGTGCATATCATGGCCGGGGTGGCCGAAGGGGCCGAGGCGCGGCAGATTTTCATCGAAAATCTGCGCTGGGCTGCCGAATTTGCGCCAAAACAAGCGCTGACCATCGAGCCGATCAATAGGATTGACATGCCGGGGTATTTCCTGTGCGATTACGATCAAGCTGCTGACATCCTGAGAGAGGTCGCGGTGAACAATCTTCACCTGCAATTTGACGCCTACCATGCCCACCGGATCACAGGTGATGTCATTGGAACATGGGAAAAAACCGGCCACCTTGTGCGCCATGTGCAGGTTGCGGGCTTTCCCGGTCGGCACGAGCCAGTGGGTAGCGACATTGATTATAAAGCGTTTTTCGCGTGTTTGCGCAGGGATGGATATGACGGTTGGATCAGCGGCGAATATACGCCAGCGGGTGACACGGGCGCGGGTTTGGAGTGGCTGAAAACATGCTGA